A region of Candidatus Eisenbacteria bacterium DNA encodes the following proteins:
- a CDS encoding GAF domain-containing protein — MRKSESRAKFMRASTLLVDALHDKGLVSLKTARVLHRSLAKGVARKPEGFSLVFSAHLCNRVARLIADNSTREHDKRDKEIASLAAISKIVSSPTGEERVLEKCLTLLRDLIPFQNGALFILNEGNAKLELEAALGFPQDLIERVQFDLGQGLSAWAAREKKPVLVRELTRPGKDGLPPLGSFLAVPIIAGTRSLGVITMGHSQPGAFVSDHKRILQLFCTLISGSVLSLIAERTREPIAVA; from the coding sequence ATGAGAAAGAGTGAGAGCAGGGCCAAGTTCATGAGGGCGAGCACGCTCCTCGTGGACGCGCTCCACGACAAGGGCCTCGTGTCCTTGAAGACGGCGAGGGTGCTTCACCGTTCGCTGGCGAAGGGCGTGGCCAGGAAGCCCGAAGGCTTCTCCCTGGTCTTCTCGGCTCACCTGTGCAACAGGGTGGCCCGACTCATTGCGGACAACTCTACGCGCGAGCACGACAAGCGCGACAAAGAGATAGCGAGCCTTGCGGCAATTTCGAAGATTGTCTCTTCCCCCACGGGAGAAGAGAGAGTCTTGGAGAAGTGCCTTACTCTTCTGCGGGACCTCATTCCTTTCCAGAACGGCGCCCTCTTCATCCTCAACGAAGGCAACGCGAAACTAGAACTGGAGGCGGCGCTCGGTTTTCCGCAAGACCTGATCGAGCGCGTGCAGTTCGATCTGGGGCAGGGCCTCTCGGCCTGGGCCGCGAGAGAGAAGAAGCCGGTCCTGGTGCGGGAGCTGACCAGACCCGGGAAGGACGGTCTGCCGCCCCTGGGTTCCTTCCTGGCAGTCCCTATCATTGCGGGCACGCGTTCCCTCGGCGTGATAACGATGGGGCATTCGCAGCCCGGAGCCTTCGTAAGCGACCACAAGAGAATTCTTCAGCTTTTCTGCACACTAATCTCCGGATCCGTCCTTTCCCTGATAGCAGAGAGAACAAGAGAGCCAATCGCCGTTGCGTGA
- a CDS encoding response regulator encodes MRTSILVAESDPEFSAVVIETFSSGEYSVRAVSTLDDAIAEIERETPDVVVLSEELSEGKGQEICQRLREKKGQAEVPALILLTCESKSHQILAFNSWADACLHRPVDPVILESTVESVVQRRRKQAPANPLTKLPGPTALSKEMGRRMAAGEEFSARTFRLDTLQASAYRRKYGELKFLTMVKLAAHTIASCALVHGGKEAFVAHRGTSENPEFVVLIEANKAEGFAKATCEDFAGGSELLYDKRDRMEGQLVEIDETGKRTSIPFVSMAAEAMSEEKVAHR; translated from the coding sequence GTGAGAACTTCCATACTCGTCGCCGAGAGCGATCCTGAGTTTTCCGCAGTTGTGATAGAGACCTTTTCTTCGGGCGAATATTCCGTCAGGGCGGTCTCAACTCTTGACGACGCAATTGCGGAGATCGAGAGAGAGACCCCTGACGTCGTGGTGCTTTCGGAGGAGCTCTCCGAAGGCAAAGGCCAGGAGATCTGTCAGAGACTGCGCGAGAAAAAGGGCCAGGCAGAGGTGCCGGCGCTGATACTCCTCACTTGTGAGTCGAAGTCGCACCAGATTCTGGCCTTCAATTCCTGGGCGGACGCGTGTCTGCACCGACCCGTGGATCCTGTCATTCTCGAATCAACCGTGGAGAGCGTCGTTCAAAGAAGAAGAAAACAGGCTCCGGCGAACCCGCTCACGAAGCTTCCCGGTCCGACCGCGCTGTCCAAGGAGATGGGGCGAAGAATGGCCGCAGGGGAGGAATTTTCTGCGAGAACCTTCAGGCTCGATACCCTCCAGGCAAGCGCGTACAGAAGAAAATACGGCGAGCTCAAGTTCCTCACAATGGTGAAGCTTGCTGCACACACGATCGCCAGTTGCGCGCTCGTCCACGGCGGTAAGGAGGCCTTTGTCGCCCACAGAGGCACGTCCGAAAACCCTGAGTTCGTCGTGCTGATCGAGGCCAACAAGGCGGAAGGGTTCGCGAAAGCCACGTGCGAAGACTTCGCCGGCGGTTCAGAGCTTCTCTACGACAAGAGGGATCGCATGGAAGGCCAATTGGTAGAAATAGACGAGACGGGCAAGAGGACTTCGATTCCCTTCGTTTCCATGGCTGCAGAAGCAATGAGCGAGGAGAAGGTGGCGCATCGCTAG
- a CDS encoding FliA/WhiG family RNA polymerase sigma factor — protein sequence MRAHKCTSFPKRTGPGWYDRQAKLVEQYLPLVKCAVDRIKFKLPKTIDEEDLTNAAVIGLMDALKKYDTGKKTKFETYAMWRIKGAILDELRSLDWASRSARRKARDMQKQVQVLEQKLGRTVSDAEVGESMSLSSKDITRAGETMRGRIVLSIDQPVHLDGEAGRVELCEVIQDPQAVDMLQVVEKEESSHMMLQCVNKLPEQEKLVIALYYYEELTLKQIGQVLGISESRVSQVHTKAISRLRPRVTKVLV from the coding sequence GTGCGCGCACACAAATGCACAAGCTTCCCCAAACGTACCGGCCCCGGTTGGTACGACCGCCAAGCGAAGCTCGTGGAACAGTATCTACCTCTTGTAAAGTGTGCCGTTGACAGGATCAAGTTCAAACTCCCGAAGACGATCGATGAAGAGGACCTCACAAATGCAGCCGTCATAGGTTTGATGGACGCTCTCAAGAAGTATGACACGGGAAAGAAGACGAAATTTGAGACCTACGCCATGTGGCGCATAAAAGGGGCCATCCTTGATGAGCTCCGGTCTCTGGATTGGGCCTCCAGGAGTGCAAGGCGGAAAGCGAGGGACATGCAGAAGCAAGTGCAGGTCCTTGAACAGAAGCTCGGAAGGACTGTGAGTGACGCAGAGGTGGGAGAGAGCATGAGCCTTAGCTCAAAGGACATAACCAGGGCGGGGGAGACGATGAGGGGTAGGATTGTTCTTTCCATCGATCAGCCGGTGCACCTGGACGGGGAGGCGGGTCGAGTCGAACTCTGCGAAGTCATCCAGGATCCGCAGGCGGTGGACATGCTTCAAGTAGTGGAGAAAGAAGAATCGAGCCACATGATGCTACAGTGCGTCAATAAGCTTCCGGAGCAGGAGAAACTGGTCATCGCCCTGTACTACTACGAGGAACTCACGCTCAAGCAGATAGGGCAGGTCCTGGGCATCTCCGAGTCGAGGGTCTCTCAGGTACACACGAAGGCCATCTCGAGGCTCAGGCCAAGAGTTACAAAGGTCCTGGTGTAA
- a CDS encoding methyltransferase domain-containing protein, translating into MSNLTNPELIRWIACPVCDGDLANSVEWLKCTRCGAEYKVRQGIPLLYPPSMSIDHLQEEENLSRMMKSQRLNPKEQFSSLQWNNSKQEFWSMVSANIQAPPKLFITIGCGYDSSFVKFEQQGYTFVNFDIVYDILDTLQRDCGAKSCVGGDVNKLPFKKNNFDYVISIDLIHHESERVFTLLESFRNLLKPGGILFLEDPNAWGMFQMAKSIWLPKPVYRSLRSTYHWFKRSTHRPADYEFPTSVWRVKAMLQCLGFQNIRIYPNTAYPCIGEWGFRFYKLFSNFEFIRRYHNYHYMLSATRQ; encoded by the coding sequence ATGAGCAATCTCACAAATCCAGAGTTGATTCGATGGATAGCATGCCCCGTATGTGACGGAGACTTGGCCAATTCCGTTGAATGGCTAAAATGCACTCGTTGCGGTGCAGAGTACAAAGTTAGGCAAGGTATCCCGCTTTTGTACCCACCCAGCATGAGTATTGACCATTTGCAGGAAGAAGAGAACCTTTCGAGGATGATGAAGTCACAAAGATTGAATCCAAAGGAGCAATTCAGTTCACTTCAATGGAATAATTCTAAGCAAGAGTTTTGGAGCATGGTAAGCGCCAATATACAGGCTCCTCCCAAGTTGTTTATCACCATTGGGTGTGGTTATGATTCCAGTTTTGTCAAGTTTGAACAACAAGGTTACACGTTTGTCAATTTTGATATAGTCTACGATATACTGGATACGCTCCAGAGAGATTGCGGGGCAAAATCATGTGTTGGTGGAGACGTGAACAAGTTGCCCTTTAAGAAGAACAACTTTGATTATGTTATCTCCATTGATCTCATACACCATGAAAGCGAAAGAGTTTTCACGCTATTAGAGTCTTTTCGAAATTTGCTTAAGCCAGGAGGGATTTTGTTTCTGGAGGATCCAAATGCATGGGGAATGTTCCAAATGGCAAAGTCCATATGGCTTCCAAAGCCAGTATATAGGTCCTTGAGATCAACATACCATTGGTTCAAACGATCTACTCATAGACCAGCCGACTACGAATTTCCCACAAGTGTATGGCGGGTGAAAGCCATGCTTCAGTGTTTGGGATTCCAAAACATAAGAATCTACCCAAACACAGCGTACCCCTGCATTGGTGAGTGGGGTTTCCGATTTTACAAGCTATTCAGCAACTTTGAATTCATACGCAGGTACCACAACTATCACTATATGCTTAGTGCCACCCGACAGTGA
- a CDS encoding response regulator, producing MPQKRPAKKVVIVEDQSATAWALAESLTEDGYETLTAGSSEEALELDLEHCDVLITDLRLPGMNGIELMSRMKRTRRAVPSILITAYSSPDVLASAKRAGAIGCFSKPFNVEDIKECLKKALKGPRRKQAGRRRNLSSAPGRVKGA from the coding sequence ATGCCGCAGAAACGCCCGGCGAAGAAAGTAGTTATCGTAGAGGACCAGAGTGCAACTGCCTGGGCGCTTGCGGAAAGCCTCACTGAAGACGGATACGAGACCCTGACCGCCGGGAGCTCGGAAGAGGCCCTGGAGCTCGACCTCGAGCACTGCGACGTGCTCATCACCGACCTCAGGCTTCCTGGAATGAACGGCATCGAACTCATGTCCAGGATGAAAAGGACCAGGAGGGCGGTGCCCTCAATACTGATCACGGCCTACAGCTCGCCGGACGTCTTGGCCAGCGCAAAGAGGGCAGGCGCAATCGGCTGTTTCTCGAAGCCATTCAACGTTGAAGACATCAAGGAATGCTTGAAGAAGGCCCTGAAGGGGCCCAGACGAAAGCAGGCCGGACGCCGGAGGAATTTGTCCTCGGCGCCCGGCCGGGTTAAAGGAGCGTGA
- a CDS encoding sigma-54 dependent transcriptional regulator, which translates to MANVGKLQELKKGNVLVVDDDKSFSWSLCEALKDVGYKALSATTSKECVSKLSEQPVDAVLLDLKLGAEDGIDVLKRIKREFPEVTVIMITAYGDIPDAVECIKAGAFNFITKTAHKEPDVFFATVGNAIERSLSRRRDRLYRQELKRFYDTEEIIGSSQIMAQLMKKAEKVADSPSSTVLVMGETGVGKELLARLIHDKSGFREGPFVALNCSALPENLLESELFGYEKGAFTDARMLKKGLFEVADNGTLFLDEIADMHLRLQAKLLRAIESKCFRRVGGTQDISVNTRIIAASNKKLHDEAEAGRFRLDLFYRLSVVPLEVPPLRERMEDIEPLVLHFMEHFNKELSKNVRACSPEAMQRLVVYDWPGNVRELRNVIERAMLLETDDVILPDHLVLEPVRRGVLASRQEGDFRPQYEEYGKVPEPGRPREREGETCTLVDAEKRCILRALKLANNNKTRAAQILGISRQTLRTKLKEYAKDAGDDVEEDAGEDVVGETAVIDEENASPRE; encoded by the coding sequence ATGGCGAACGTAGGTAAGCTTCAGGAATTGAAAAAAGGAAACGTTCTCGTAGTCGACGATGACAAGAGCTTTAGCTGGAGTCTCTGCGAGGCGCTCAAGGACGTCGGCTACAAGGCGCTCTCCGCCACCACCTCCAAGGAGTGCGTCTCCAAGCTCTCGGAACAGCCGGTTGACGCCGTGCTTCTGGACTTGAAGCTGGGGGCCGAGGACGGGATTGACGTCCTGAAGAGAATAAAGAGGGAATTTCCTGAAGTGACGGTCATCATGATCACCGCGTACGGCGACATTCCCGATGCCGTGGAGTGCATCAAGGCCGGCGCGTTCAATTTCATAACAAAGACTGCTCACAAGGAACCGGACGTCTTCTTTGCCACCGTGGGAAATGCGATAGAACGTTCCCTCTCCAGGCGCCGGGACAGACTTTACCGACAGGAGTTGAAGAGATTCTACGACACCGAGGAAATCATAGGATCGAGCCAGATCATGGCGCAGCTCATGAAAAAAGCCGAGAAGGTTGCCGATAGCCCCAGCTCAACGGTACTCGTCATGGGCGAGACCGGGGTGGGGAAGGAGCTTCTGGCGCGTCTCATTCACGACAAGAGCGGTTTCAGGGAAGGCCCATTTGTGGCGCTCAATTGCAGCGCGCTTCCCGAGAACCTTCTCGAGAGCGAGCTGTTCGGCTACGAGAAGGGCGCTTTTACGGACGCGAGGATGCTGAAGAAGGGGCTCTTTGAGGTGGCCGACAACGGCACGCTGTTCCTTGATGAGATTGCAGACATGCACCTGAGGCTTCAAGCGAAGCTTTTGAGGGCGATAGAGTCAAAGTGCTTCAGACGCGTCGGCGGCACCCAGGACATAAGCGTCAACACGCGGATAATAGCCGCCTCGAACAAGAAGCTGCACGACGAGGCAGAGGCCGGCCGATTCAGGCTCGACCTCTTCTACAGGCTCTCTGTTGTTCCTCTCGAAGTGCCCCCGCTCAGAGAAAGGATGGAGGACATCGAGCCTCTCGTTCTGCATTTCATGGAGCATTTCAACAAGGAACTCAGTAAGAACGTCCGTGCCTGTTCGCCGGAGGCCATGCAAAGACTGGTGGTATACGATTGGCCCGGCAACGTCAGAGAGCTGAGAAACGTGATAGAGAGGGCGATGCTTCTCGAGACAGACGACGTCATTCTTCCGGATCATCTTGTTCTCGAGCCAGTCAGGCGTGGCGTTTTGGCCTCGAGGCAGGAAGGCGACTTCCGGCCGCAGTATGAAGAGTACGGGAAAGTGCCCGAGCCGGGCCGGCCGCGCGAGCGGGAAGGGGAGACCTGCACTCTCGTCGACGCGGAAAAGCGATGCATACTCCGCGCGCTCAAGCTTGCCAACAACAACAAGACCCGGGCGGCTCAGATTCTGGGCATATCCAGACAGACTCTGCGGACCAAACTGAAAGAATACGCGAAAGACGCCGGGGACGACGTTGAGGAGGATGCCGGGGAGGACGTGGTCGGCGAGACCGCTGTAATCGACGAGGAGAACGCCTCTCCGCGAGAGTAA
- a CDS encoding ATP-binding protein, translating to MKKTLSSRKLPSSQIDRLVSLGELAAGVAHEIRNPLAGIGTSAQVLRSRFAKDDERVKFADVILDEVGRLEKIIENLLLFARPTQPQLVRHDLRHSVERTLQLLGEQIEKQDVRVEIRCDDEPPMVYVDPGQMSQVLLNLVLNAVHAMPAGGRLTLELKTVAKKMAVSGGRRKTDARPGTPARSVQFLRLIVSDTGQGIPKQNLSKLFTPFFTTKSAGTGLGLSISQAIMREHGGGIAISSVEGRGTKVAVDIPVEKRYGERR from the coding sequence ATGAAGAAGACTCTTTCGTCTCGCAAACTCCCGTCATCACAGATAGACAGGCTCGTTTCTCTGGGGGAATTGGCCGCGGGAGTGGCTCACGAAATAAGAAACCCACTCGCGGGAATCGGTACGAGCGCCCAGGTGTTACGCTCGCGCTTCGCCAAGGACGACGAGCGCGTCAAGTTTGCGGACGTGATACTGGACGAGGTCGGGAGGCTTGAGAAGATAATCGAGAACCTGCTTCTCTTTGCCAGGCCCACGCAGCCCCAGCTTGTAAGACATGACCTGCGGCATTCCGTGGAGAGGACGCTTCAGCTTCTGGGAGAACAGATCGAGAAGCAGGACGTGCGGGTTGAGATTCGCTGCGACGACGAGCCACCGATGGTTTACGTGGACCCGGGGCAGATGTCTCAAGTTCTCCTGAATCTGGTCTTGAACGCCGTCCACGCGATGCCGGCGGGCGGAAGGCTCACGCTGGAGCTCAAGACTGTCGCGAAGAAAATGGCGGTGAGTGGAGGGCGGCGCAAGACGGACGCAAGACCGGGCACCCCTGCTCGGTCGGTTCAATTTCTCAGGCTCATCGTCTCCGATACGGGCCAGGGGATACCCAAGCAGAATCTTTCCAAGCTGTTTACCCCGTTTTTCACAACCAAGTCAGCAGGTACGGGGCTCGGCCTCTCGATCTCACAGGCGATCATGAGAGAACATGGCGGCGGCATCGCGATTTCAAGCGTCGAAGGCCGGGGAACCAAAGTTGCGGTAGATATACCGGTGGAGAAGAGGTATGGCGAACGTAGGTAA